A stretch of Hippoglossus hippoglossus isolate fHipHip1 chromosome 20, fHipHip1.pri, whole genome shotgun sequence DNA encodes these proteins:
- the LOC117753569 gene encoding eukaryotic translation initiation factor 2 subunit 3, whose product MAGDESGTTLGQPHLAKQDLSALNVSTLTPLSPEIISRQATINIGTIGHVAHGKSTVVKAISGVHTVRFKNELERNITIKLGYANAKIYKLDDPSCPRPECYRSCGSSTPDEFPTDLPSTKGNFKLVRHVSFVDCPGHDILMATMLNGAAVMDAALLLIAGNESCPQPQTSEHLAAIEIMKLKHILILQNKIDLVKESQAKEQYEQILAFVQGTVAEGAPIIPISAQLKYNIEVVCEYIVKKIPVPIRDFTSEPRLIVIRSFDVNKPGCEVDDLKGGVAGGSILKGVLKVGQEIEVRPGIVSKDQEGKLMCKPIFSKIVSLFAEHNDLQYAAPGGLIGVGTKIDPTLCRADRMVGQVLGAVGALPEIFTELEISYFLLRRLLGVRTEGDKKAAKVQKLSKNEVLMVNIGSLSTGGRVSAVKADLAKIVLTNPVCTEVGEKIALSRRVEKHWRLIGWGQIRRGVTITPTVDDD is encoded by the exons ATGGCGGGTGACGAGTCTGGAACAACGCTGGGTCAGCCTCATCTGGCCAAACAAGACCTCTCGGCTCTG AATGTGTCCACCCTGACACCCCTGTCTCCAGAGATCATCAGCAGACAGGCCACCATCAATATCG GTACCATCGGTCATGTGGCCCATGGAAAGTCCACAGTGGTGAAGGCCATCTCTGGTGTTCACACTGTCAGGTTCAAGAATGAGCTGGAGAGGAACATCACCATCAAGTTAGGATACGCTAACGCTAAG ATCTATAAACTAGATGACCCCAGCTGCCCCAGGCCAGAGTGCTACAGGTCGTGCGGCAGCAGCACTCCAGATGAGTTTCCCACAGACCTCCCCAGCACCAAGGGCAACTTCAAACTGGTCAG aCATGTGTCATTTGTGGACTGTCCTGGTCATGACATTTTGATGGCGACTATGTTGAACGGAGCAGCTGTCATGGATGCAGCCCTCCTGCTGATTG CGGGTAACGAGTCGTGTCCTCAGCCCCAGACGTCAGAGCACCTGGCAGCCATAGAGATCATGAAGCTGAAGCACATCCTCATCCTGCAGAACAAGATCGACCTGGTGAAGGAGAGTCAGGCCAAAGAGCAGTACGAGCAGATCCTCGCCTTCGTACAGG GCACCGTGGCAGAGGGAGCTCCCATCATTCCCATCTCGGCCCAGCTGAAGTACAACATCGAGGTGGTTTGTGAGTACATCGTCAAAAAGATCCCAGTGCCCATCAGAGACTTCACGTCCGAGCCCAGACTCATCG TCATCAGATCCTTTGATGTGAACAAACCCGGCTGTGAAGTTGATGACCTGAAAGGTGGCGTGGCAGGAGGAAGTATCCTCAAGGGCGTGCTCAAG GTGGGGCAGGAGATCGAGGTGCGACCAGGTATCGTGTCCAAAGACCAGGAAGGAAAACTGATGTGCAAACCCATCTTCTCCAAGATCGTCTCTCTGTTCGCCGAGCACAATGACCTCCAGTACGCTGCACCCGGGGGCCTGATCG GTGTGGGCACAAAGATCGACCCGACGCTGTGCCGTGCCGATCGTATGGTGGGTCAGGTGCTCGGTGCCGTCGGAGCGCTGCCAGAGATCTTTACCGAGCTGGAGATCTCCTATTTCCTGCTCAGGAGGCTGCTGGGAGTCCGCACAGAGGGAGACAAGAAGGCTGCCAAG GTCCAGAAGCTGTCTAAGAACGAAGTGCTGATGGTGAACATCGGCTCATTGTCGACAGGCGGCCGCGTCAGCGCGGTCAAGGCCGATCTGGCCAAGATCGTCCTCACCAACCCCGTCTGCACAGAAGTGGGAGAGAAGATCGCTCTGAGTCGACGAGTGGAGAAACACTGGCG TCTGATTGGTTGGGGGCAGATCAGAAGGGGCGTGACCATCACACCCACAGTGGACGATGACTGA